A region of Solibacillus isronensis DNA encodes the following proteins:
- a CDS encoding DUF6176 family protein, producing the protein MKVELTRYRVKAGKTSKVKEWMEFLNDYMEEVLVTLEGEKMYVETIFHENLNGEEYLYWYSVQGNGGVDVDDSTHWIDKKHLEYWDECIDESFSSIDLKTEAVMIPEKVRASMNY; encoded by the coding sequence ATGAAGGTGGAGCTGACAAGATATCGTGTAAAAGCCGGGAAAACTTCTAAAGTAAAAGAGTGGATGGAATTTTTAAATGATTATATGGAAGAAGTTCTCGTAACACTTGAGGGAGAGAAGATGTATGTGGAAACGATTTTTCACGAAAATTTGAATGGTGAAGAATATTTATACTGGTATTCGGTGCAAGGAAACGGTGGGGTGGATGTAGATGATTCTACCCATTGGATTGATAAAAAACATCTGGAATACTGGGATGAATGCATCGATGAAAGTTTTAGTTCCATTGATCTGAAAACAGAAGCTGTAATGATTCCTGAAAAAGTGCGGGCGAGTATGAATTATTAA